In Trichoplusia ni isolate ovarian cell line Hi5 chromosome 7, tn1, whole genome shotgun sequence, a single genomic region encodes these proteins:
- the LOC113496040 gene encoding beta-1,4-galactosyltransferase 2-like isoform X2: protein MAFKMRHAYKKKILYCGVVVITLMILLHPDMNARRSYEYIEKDNIVKNLHEETAANFTSTAIVDCDYYDIIHDETSLSISIVGGDLIEGHKIKEGGEYAPSDCKPKYSTAIIVPYRDRAEELRGFLVYMHTYFHRQHIHYRIYVVEQVDSRPYNRAKLLNIGAVAAMKAGYPCLVLHDVDLLPLRPANLYACTEQPRHMSSSINKFRFVLPYLNLFGGAIAIVSKQFKQINGMSNEYFGWEGEDDDLYSRLEANDLKLCRFEPEISRYHLASHTPVKKLDMGKKAGSFTKEKMAADGLSSLQYTEVATVLHPLFTHIMVDL, encoded by the exons ATGGCCTTCAAAATGCGCCATGCATACAAAAAGAAGATTTTATATTGCGGAGTGGTGGTCATTACATTAATGATACTGCTGCATCCTGATATGAATGCGCGTCGATCATATGAGTACATTGAGAaagataatattgttaaaaaccTTCACGAAGAAACTGCTGCTAACTTCACCAGTACCGCTATAGTTGACTGTGATTATTACGACATTATACACGATGAAACTAGTCTGTCCATTAGTATAGTTGGCGGAGACTTGATAGAAGGCCATAAGATAAAGGAAGGGGGAGAATACGCTCCGTCTGACTGTAAACCTAAATACAGCACTGCTATTATTGTACCTTACAG GGACAGAGCTGAAGAATTGCGAGGTTTTCTAGTATATATGCACACATATTTCCATCGCCAACATATCCATTACCGCATCTATGTGGTGGAACAAGTAGACTCTAGGCCTTACAATCGAGCCAAGCTCTTGAATATAGGGGCAGTTGCAGCTATGAAAGCAGGGTATCCTTGTCTTGTTCTCCATGATGTTGATCTCTTACCACTGAGACCAGCAAACTTGTATGCTTGTACTGAACAACCTAGGCATATGTCATCAAGTATCAATAAATTCAG ATTTGTTTTACCTTACTTAAACCTCTTTGGTGGTGCTATAGCAATTGTATCAAAgcaattcaaacaaataaatggcATGAGCAATGAGTATTTTGGTTGGGAAGGAGAAGATGATGACTTGTATTCTCGTTTGGAAGCGAATGATCTCAAATTATGTAGATTTGAACCTGAGATAAGTCGCTATCACTTGGCATCTCATACACCTGTAAAGAAACT GGACATGGGCAAAAAAGCAGGGTCCTTCACAAAAGAAAAGATGGCGGCTGATGGATTGAGCTCTTTGCAATACACTGAGGTAGCAACAGTCCTGCATCCCCTATTTACTCATATCATGGTTGACTTGTAG
- the LOC113496040 gene encoding beta-1,4-galactosyltransferase 1-like isoform X1, with translation MAFKMRHAYKKKILYCGVVVITLMILLHPDMNARRSYEYIEKDNIVKNLHEETAANFTSTAIVDCDYYDIIHDETSLSISIVGGDLIEGHKIKEGGEYAPSDCKPKYSTAIIVPYRDRAEELRGFLVYMHTYFHRQHIHYRIYVVEQVDSRPYNRAKLLNIGAVAAMKAGYPCLVLHDVDLLPLRPANLYACTEQPRHMSSSINKFRFVLPYLNLFGGAIAIVSKQFKQINGMSNEYFGWEGEDDDLYSRLEANDLKLCRFEPEISRYHLASHTPVKKLDMGKKAGSFTKEKMAADGLSSLQYTEPGTRHLRYIQGLKSYKGLTNQDSNFCKVSLR, from the exons ATGGCCTTCAAAATGCGCCATGCATACAAAAAGAAGATTTTATATTGCGGAGTGGTGGTCATTACATTAATGATACTGCTGCATCCTGATATGAATGCGCGTCGATCATATGAGTACATTGAGAaagataatattgttaaaaaccTTCACGAAGAAACTGCTGCTAACTTCACCAGTACCGCTATAGTTGACTGTGATTATTACGACATTATACACGATGAAACTAGTCTGTCCATTAGTATAGTTGGCGGAGACTTGATAGAAGGCCATAAGATAAAGGAAGGGGGAGAATACGCTCCGTCTGACTGTAAACCTAAATACAGCACTGCTATTATTGTACCTTACAG GGACAGAGCTGAAGAATTGCGAGGTTTTCTAGTATATATGCACACATATTTCCATCGCCAACATATCCATTACCGCATCTATGTGGTGGAACAAGTAGACTCTAGGCCTTACAATCGAGCCAAGCTCTTGAATATAGGGGCAGTTGCAGCTATGAAAGCAGGGTATCCTTGTCTTGTTCTCCATGATGTTGATCTCTTACCACTGAGACCAGCAAACTTGTATGCTTGTACTGAACAACCTAGGCATATGTCATCAAGTATCAATAAATTCAG ATTTGTTTTACCTTACTTAAACCTCTTTGGTGGTGCTATAGCAATTGTATCAAAgcaattcaaacaaataaatggcATGAGCAATGAGTATTTTGGTTGGGAAGGAGAAGATGATGACTTGTATTCTCGTTTGGAAGCGAATGATCTCAAATTATGTAGATTTGAACCTGAGATAAGTCGCTATCACTTGGCATCTCATACACCTGTAAAGAAACT GGACATGGGCAAAAAAGCAGGGTCCTTCACAAAAGAAAAGATGGCGGCTGATGGATTGAGCTCTTTGCAATACACTGAG CCCGGAACCCGCCACCTCCGATATATACAAGGGTTGAAAAGCTACAAGGGGTTGACGAATCAAGATTCCAACTTTTGCAAAGTTTCCTTACGATGA
- the LOC113496040 gene encoding beta-1,4-galactosyltransferase 1-like isoform X3 has translation MAFKMRHAYKKKILYCGVVVITLMILLHPDMNARRSYEYIEKDNIVKNLHEETAANFTSTAIVDCDYYDIIHDETSLSISIVGGDLIEGHKIKEGGEYAPSDCKPKYSTAIIVPYRDRAEELRGFLVYMHTYFHRQHIHYRIYVVEQVDSRPYNRAKLLNIGAVAAMKAGYPCLVLHDVDLLPLRPANLYACTEQPRHMSSSINKFRFVLPYLNLFGGAIAIVSKQFKQINGMSNEYFGWEGEDDDLYSRLEANDLKLCRFEPEISRYHLASHTPVKKLDMGKKAGSFTKEKMAADGLSSLQYTEVIP, from the exons ATGGCCTTCAAAATGCGCCATGCATACAAAAAGAAGATTTTATATTGCGGAGTGGTGGTCATTACATTAATGATACTGCTGCATCCTGATATGAATGCGCGTCGATCATATGAGTACATTGAGAaagataatattgttaaaaaccTTCACGAAGAAACTGCTGCTAACTTCACCAGTACCGCTATAGTTGACTGTGATTATTACGACATTATACACGATGAAACTAGTCTGTCCATTAGTATAGTTGGCGGAGACTTGATAGAAGGCCATAAGATAAAGGAAGGGGGAGAATACGCTCCGTCTGACTGTAAACCTAAATACAGCACTGCTATTATTGTACCTTACAG GGACAGAGCTGAAGAATTGCGAGGTTTTCTAGTATATATGCACACATATTTCCATCGCCAACATATCCATTACCGCATCTATGTGGTGGAACAAGTAGACTCTAGGCCTTACAATCGAGCCAAGCTCTTGAATATAGGGGCAGTTGCAGCTATGAAAGCAGGGTATCCTTGTCTTGTTCTCCATGATGTTGATCTCTTACCACTGAGACCAGCAAACTTGTATGCTTGTACTGAACAACCTAGGCATATGTCATCAAGTATCAATAAATTCAG ATTTGTTTTACCTTACTTAAACCTCTTTGGTGGTGCTATAGCAATTGTATCAAAgcaattcaaacaaataaatggcATGAGCAATGAGTATTTTGGTTGGGAAGGAGAAGATGATGACTTGTATTCTCGTTTGGAAGCGAATGATCTCAAATTATGTAGATTTGAACCTGAGATAAGTCGCTATCACTTGGCATCTCATACACCTGTAAAGAAACT GGACATGGGCAAAAAAGCAGGGTCCTTCACAAAAGAAAAGATGGCGGCTGATGGATTGAGCTCTTTGCAATACACTGAG
- the LOC113496041 gene encoding motile sperm domain-containing protein 1-like — protein sequence MKNFPVFVFPVSLEFYLSARHTHKQLLTVYNPYDFSVNFKVLCTSPNKFTVIDPEGVIAPQSCIDIVVRYTQPSVTHCDTAEKFRITMYDKNTQQALGKRDILTKLIEGEPSNTNQESLGDSFHPLVARAAPVRPVDDHSRVTPCQHPTHHRDQQPVNVVAVAVSICCIAALLLPTQPEQVVKSQWPDWLHIGSNLKLVFSFVLGLVCMLVLRP from the exons atgaaaaatttccCCGTGTTCGTGTTTCCAGTTTCTTTGGAATTCTATTTGAGCGCACGTCACACTCATAAACAATTACTGACTGTTTATAATCCTTACGATTTCTCTGTTAATTTTAAAG tattATGTACGTCTCCAAACAAGTTTACAGTGATCGACCCCGAGGGTGTGATTGCTCCTCAGAGTTGCATCGATATCGTAGTGCGTTACACACAACCATCTGTTACACACTGCGACACAGCCGAAAAGTTTAGGATAACAATGTATGACAAAAATACCCAGCAG GCTCTGGGTAAAAGAGATATATTAACAAAGCTTATAGAAGGAGAACCTTCAAATACAAACCAGGAGAGTTTAGGAGATAGTTTCCACCCACTGGTAGCAAGAGCAGCGCCTGTGAGACCTGTTGATGACCATTCCCGGGTCACACCTTGCCAACATCCCACTCATCACAG agATCAGCAACCTGTCAATGTAGTGGCAGTAGCAGTCAGTATATGTTGTATTGCAGCTCTGCTTCTCCCTACACAGCCTGAACAAGTAGTTAAATCCCAATGGCCTGACTGGCTGCACATTGGTTCAAACCTCAAATTGGTATTCTCCTTTGTCCTTGGTCTAGTATGTATGCTGGTTTTAAgaccataa